The DNA window TTCCACAGCACATGACCTCACAGCTGTCCACGCCGCGAGATGTCCGGTTGCATAAACGGCCACCTGTGCCCACAGACCCTGTGACAAAAATACCATGGCGTCAGGTTGATGATCACATTCACCATCCTGTGATGGCAGTGTGACCAGGCAtactgaagcaaaaaaaaaatgcaataatggGGTCTAATAGATTTTATCAAGTATTAACACTGAATAAATAGAATTACGTTTTCAGtgtgagacatacagtatcaagcCTGACCACCACATTATCTCCACAGTGTTGACCTGATCAGCCTCTAGTTAGCCTAGAGTCAACATCAGTCAACATCAACATCAGTCAACTCATCAGTTGACTGATGTTCCAATGCCCAATCTGTGCCAGTGTAGCCTCTTGCTGAATACTGATGGGTCATGCTGGCCTCTTGACTCCAGCTGATGGCATTGGAAAACTGATCCCAGAGATGTTCTATATAAATTCTACTGGACTCATGTCAGGAGAGAAAGCGGACTTCGGCAAGGCCTCAACATGGTTTTCTTGAGGTTGTGCCATTGTTATCCTAGCAATGGGGTCTTGCATTGCCCTGGTGGAAACCTTTGGACTCTTTCAAGACCAGAAGAAGTGTTGGCTCTTGGACTTTTTCAATGTGTTGTTGACTGATGTGATGTGAAATTTACTAGAAATCAGGTGAACAACCTCTTAGAAAACAAGTATCCATGTGTGATCAATCTCCCTTTAAGATCAATTTAGAAATCTGAAAAGTACTGAATGGTTTGTTTAAcatctcagttttaaaaaataatggaatttcTTTCAGAATGTCCCAGGCACTGACATTAATGAAGCCACCTGTGgctataaaacacattttccctGAAGTCAAAGTTGATGATGATCCTGTACTGCTGGGTACATTTCATACAAGTTCATCCTAGACAGACATGACCTTCCACCAGAAATATGCCTGTTTCTAGACAGACGCTCAACAAGTTAGGGCATGGCAGGGGCTCAATACCCATTTCAAACAcccatcacaaaaaataatttatattagcCAGGATTCAGATTGTGTTTCATCTCCTGTCTTGCTACAGGTTGTGCCAGATAGGTATGTAATGTGTGTTATATGCTCAGTTATCTGACGGTCAATATCATTTCATACTGCACAGCTGTTTGACAGATATCATTCTTTTTACAAAATACATCTCTAATGCAAATGTGATGTAACAGAtaaaggaaaaaatgtttagggcttttctttttttcttttttagcacTTTGAACATTATGTAAGAAAGACGTTGAATTCATTTGTGTAATAGCTAATAAGATTAAACACTGGTGTTTTAAAAACACTACAGTGAAGCCAATTTGACCACTTAATGTAAATCACACTCTACAATTCGTCTAAATGGGGCGGTGTAAATTGTCTGTGTTTCAGAAACTGGTTGTTATAGTATCAATTTAACTGTTTTCCTTTAGAGATACAAATGggataaaatgtaaaatctcccctgatttttcatttacaaagccAGACGCCAGTCTCTAATAGTTATCTGTGCAACTGTGGAATGCAAGCAATCAAATATACGGTGcttatttgtagtttttttagATAATTATTAAGATAAGCAGAGCTGGCACAACACCAGTGCCTTAAATCTTTGCTCCAGTTGGTGCAGATTTACTTAAGTGAagatttaattaacttttaactgaaattaaatgtaataatttatcGAGAACTTCACCTTTACATACAGGAGACCCACTTTTCCATCAATACAATTCTCCATTCACCTGTTGATGTGTGGCAGCCATTATGTGCCAGCAGCCCTACTATGTACAAATTTCACAAATTCTTAACAGTAAAACTGATTAAAGCCAGACCTTCAGAGAAGTACTggagttaacacccctactccttcCAACAGTACAACAGTACAACAGCACTGTCCCTGTGTTTGGAAATTCGGTACAGAGGGAGTTGTGCCACTTGGTGCACCAACACCACTGGGTTTCCTTAGAGCTCTCCCATCTAAATACTGACCAAAACCAAAAATCAGGCTACAATCTGGTGAAGCTTTTATTTCAACATCCCAGAGTTTACGGACATAAACAAGAAACCAATTGCAATCTATGAAAACCATTGTCTCAGTTAGTTATAGGTATAGTTATAGGTTACGATTTAGTATCATTAAtgggttaaaaaataaaattagacatTAAACTATGTTTCtagggtggcgcagtggttagcattgctgtcttgcagttctggggccctgggttcacttctggttctagggtgctgtctgtgaggagtGGAGTTTATATGCTCTCCATGGATTTCTTCAagggtgctctgatttccttcCAAAGACAGTCTGAAGACATGCTGAAGTCTTCAGACTGTCTTTGGAAGACATGCCAGTagggtaattggcttctgggaaagttggccTGAAGTgtaagtgtgtctgtgtttgtgtctgtatgtacccagtgatggactggtgtcccatccagggtgtatactGCCTTTCGCCCGCTGCTTGCcaagacaggctctggctcccttgtGACCTTGAACTGAATACAGCtgtgagaaaatgaatggatggatgggaagGTTCTTTTCACAGATCAGACTTACCAACTTCATGGTCTCTGATGCAGTAATCCGGAGAGTTTTCGAAGTACACCAAGTCGTTTTTAGTTGGCTTCTTAAACGCTCGGTATGCGACAGTGAATCCAGTTCCATACTGGTTCATGACAACCTGCACTGCTCCGTTGTACTTCTTGCGTAAGTACTCGCCCGTCTTGCGGAAATCGGCCATAGCCAGCCAACAGGTCCTCACACTGCAGGATCCACTGACACCATGGCACTTGCATTCAAGTGTCATGAAGCGCTTCACCGCCTGTCAGGGGTGAAGAGGTGAAGTCACTGCCTGGCCTTCATGTCAATAAAACCTAACGGCTATACAGAATTCCCTTGTAAGACATACATACTGacctttcagaataaaaaaaaatcaatcagctCTTATTGTTGCATAATTTGTAGGATTTACATGTAGCATGTAAATTTGCACTCAAAGGGTGGCTGTCCTAAGAGTACTGTATAGTCATTGGAGAACAATTGACACTATTTATACCCCTTTTGACAATAGCTAAAATATAGTacatatacagcacattgtatttcTATCCTAGGTCTAAAATATTCTATGTCCTATGAAAATAGAATATTTAATGTactattaaaataatgaatattttgtcagtttaaaaaaaaccaaagCTTTCATTATCTGCAATAGGCTCAGCGCTCAGTGTTTTACAGCACTGGAAATCTCTGAAAAGACTCTGATCATCATGTAAAGTTTACTTATGTATTTTTATGAAGAtagttacaaacgagaggagatCATTGGGCCCAGTAGTAGAAAGATCTCAGCCAGTCATTGTCTGACAGAACGCCCAAAGACGGCTCCACggtcgaaatgttgtgtttctttccttctcttttcagcatggaataaacctttacttgttcctttgcagcctacacatgctgacacagctacctacttgaactactattGTCTGACAGAAGCCATTGTTGGGCTTCAACAACAAGGCCTGAGATGAAGTCATATTTCtgttcaaacttttttttgttaatgtatTAGTGGAAAAGTAAAATCAAACGCTGAACAATGGGGTATAAGGAAGTGCAGCGGTTAGCACTattgcctcacagtgctgaggccttgggtttaattcctggggtgctatctgcatggagtttgcatgttctccctgtgttcatttgGGTTTCCTGTGGGTGctctctgatttcctcccacagtccaaaaacatactgctaGGTTAATTGGCGGCGTGGAAAAGTGGCCCTCATGTgtctaccctgtgatggactggcatcccatcctgaGTGCATCCTGGCTTGTTGCATGCttggataggctctggttcccctAAAACCCTGTAATGGAtgcagcagttagaaaatggatgcgaTAGGGAATACCTTCCTCCCTGCTCTATTGTTGTGCAAGTTCATCAAGGCCCTGGCGTCCCTCTCTTTTCTCTCCTTGGCGTCAACGAAGGCCTGCGCGAACCTGATCCCATAGTCGATGTGGTCACTGCAGCCCCCCCAGGTGAAGGAGCCCCTGCTGTCCTTAGCAGAGCCTTTCTTTTCTGGGTCACAGGAGcagggctccagctccccctggcTACAGGCCCTGGTCAGAGTGTGCACCACTCCGGCAGAAGAGATGGCATACACAAACGCTGCTTCACGACTGCCTGGGaaagagacacaaaacaaattaacCCCCTCAACCAGACTCAACCAGACTACAGACTACAGAGCCTTAATCACTCAAGGCTGTTTTATCTGcccttttttcattgactgttcCACTACCAAAGATAATTCATGTTTAGAATACATTTCTTTCAGCAACATCAGGTTTTGAAGGCATCCAATGAAGATCTGATTGTGACCTCATTTTTCAATCGGGTAGTGATGAAAGAACAACGTATCAATATTTGGATTCTCAGAGCAATCATGATGAGGTGCTGTTTCATTAGTTTTAGATGTTGATTTCAGTGTTTCACAGCTGTTAAAATATATTACCAACAATGGCTTTTTGTTgcagtttcattttaattgagGCACGTTATTGACAGGTAAGTTTACTAGGGAGGAGCAGCTATAGTACCTATAGCAATAGTACCCTTGCAATTTTATAGACAATAGTATGTTTCACAGGAGTCACGTGTCCTCCTGTGAAACACGTGACCACACATGTAATATCCTGCATAATTCTTGAAGACGGTAAAGTAGTAGCAGACCAGGACTTTTCCTCACGATGCTCTGCTATGGAAACAGTGCTAACGTAAGTAAATTGGCAAGACAAGCTTTGGTGCACACCTCTGCTGCATTGTTGAAAGCAACAGCAAACCTGGTGAATGTGTCAATTCAGACAGCCTATGTGGTTGGCggccaaaataaaatacagtaagcaGAATTCAGGCTGCAAGCAGCTACTGAATGACAGAGACAGTAACATCTAAAGGAGTCAGTGCCACAATGTGTTGTGGTGTTAATTGCTGGGTGTAGAACGATCCGCTTTTGGGGACATCTAGTATTTTCACAGAACAGTGTATATGCAGACAGGATTTGTGTTGGTTTTATGGGATTCTCATTTGCACTGTGGTTAGTTTATAAATGTACAGgtgtaaatttaaaaagtaataaaaccCCTTCAAAAAATATTCACACCATTGGTATATAAAGCATCTTGTCTGATCTGAAATGTGAAATCCCCTGGATGTTTGGACTTAATGTGTTCATTTTAGAACTGTTCTTGGGAGTACAATGAAATTCCACAAATATCCTTGTCTGATCTAGTTCCTCTGCTGGTGGCAGAGATAATGCTTGATCAAAGCTTTCTGAGAATAAAATGAGTGTTAGTAGGATTCCAGAGGAACAGTGCTGCCAGGATTAAAACCCACTTGTGGAGCTGCGGTATGCTTAAGACTTCTATGAAATCTGTTAAAATTAGAGAGccgtgtttatacagtatgcttctcgAATAGTTTCCCAGAAAGACAAGTGTGACAGGATGATAACTAGATCCTTGCTCCAGTGTTCCatatttaaaaggaaatgtttaTTGTAATGTCCCTCCTTTTTTGGGAATGCTACAAAATCCCTGCAATTGTTTGAAATTAGGGTCCTGACATTGACAATAAGTAGATCCTCATGGTGCTGTGACGAAGTGCTGCCAATCAGATCACctttataattcatttttaaaaggacTTAAGTCTGTATGGGAGGTCTGAATACTTTGCAAAGAAGATTAAATTGGAGTTGGTGTGGGCTCTGACTCGACTGCTGAAATTATGAATTTAAAAGGATTTAATAAATCCATTAAAAAATTAGTCTTATATTAGAGACATTGTTGTCATAAAGCCCACCTTTCGAAGGGAACATTGGCAGGGTATTAAAACGCCGATATCATGAGATAAATGAAGTgcagtgaaatatttaattccaGACTAAATGATGAATGTCCAATTTCCCTTTAAAACAAGATTCTTAAATGACGCAATCCGATTAAGTGAACTTTCACAAAGACCTAATCTTTTatctaaataaaatatacttgatatattgttttgttttcaacattTGTGACTAGAACAATTTACCAAGGTtctcaaattatattttaaggaTGTACAAAATGGCAAAAATCTTGCGTTCTGTCGGtgcaaagaaaagcaaaaaaacatgcttctcgaatattttacaatttaacCCCCAAAATCACTTTGTATTATGCgctaaaaatatttacatattactTAACAGCATAAATGATATTTCTCCTTcgcaaaaatgcaatttgtcaTTA is part of the Lepisosteus oculatus isolate fLepOcu1 chromosome 7, fLepOcu1.hap2, whole genome shotgun sequence genome and encodes:
- the wnt2 gene encoding protein Wnt-2, translated to MNLMPSGICFYFSVAICWFTSRVDSSWWYMGTLGSQVMCDNIPGLANKQRQLCRQHPKIMHCIGAGIKDWIEECQHQFQHHRWNCSTISRDHTLFGKLLLRSSREAAFVYAISSAGVVHTLTRACSQGELEPCSCDPEKKGSAKDSRGSFTWGGCSDHIDYGIRFAQAFVDAKERKERDARALMNLHNNRAGRKAVKRFMTLECKCHGVSGSCSVRTCWLAMADFRKTGEYLRKKYNGAVQVVMNQYGTGFTVAYRAFKKPTKNDLVYFENSPDYCIRDHEVGSVGTGGRLCNRTSRGVDSCEVMCCGRGYDTSRVTRMTKCGCKFHWCCAVHCKDCHEVVDVHTCKAQKSAYWLDQT